The Dreissena polymorpha isolate Duluth1 chromosome 10, UMN_Dpol_1.0, whole genome shotgun sequence genome includes a region encoding these proteins:
- the LOC127849160 gene encoding complement C3-like, with amino-acid sequence MDESMRPIKDKQLAIELISPTNMTVSRLNFEPGKSLHASGFYKGEFELPPFPDFGTWTIKAKLGGKSETYAIAPIEVREFVLPTFGVEITTDTEKYILPNLDNIGVTVSATYVYGKTVEGIAGLEINIRKKGDVSDPKRVVTMGRVKLCLANAKNHGFALLKYD; translated from the exons ATGGACGAATCTATGAGGCCAATCAAGGACAAGCAATTGGCAATAGAATTGATA AGCCCCACAAATATGACTGTAAGCAGGTTGAACTTTGAACCTGGGAAAAGTCTACATGCTTCTGGCTTCTACAAAGGAGAGTTTGAGCTACCACCGTTTCCAGATTTTGGGACATGGACGATCAAAGCTAAACTTGGAGGAAAG tcGGAGACGTATGCAATTGCTCCTATTGAAGTACGCGAATTTG TTCTTCCTACCTTCGGGGTAGAGATTACAACTGATACGGAAAAGTACATACTGCCAAATCTTGACAATATTGGAGTTACAGTTTCAGCCAC ATACGTTTACGGCAAGACAGTGGAAGGGATTGCAGGACTCGAAATAAACATCAGGAAGAAAGGGGATGTGTCGGACCCAAAACGTGTTGTTACCATGGGAAGAGTGAAG TTGTGTCTCGCCAATGCCAAAAACCACGGCTTTGCGCTGCTCAAGTATGATTGA